In Geopsychrobacter electrodiphilus DSM 16401, a single window of DNA contains:
- a CDS encoding NAD(+)/NADH kinase — translation MQTVGIYAKINHPDAPTLVRNICTRLQKNDINFLLEPWLGKALNSESVAAKDVIPRRSDLIIVLGGDGTLISVARQVTPLQIPILGVNLGSLGFLTEITQHELPAMLEMVLTGQYEITDRMMLDVEILRQGKVVEALTLLNDAVINKGTLARIIDMQTRVDGNYLTTFKADGLIVSTPTGSTGYNLAAGGPIIYPGINSLVITPICPHMLTNRPLIVSSDSVVAIDVSFTDDVVYFTGDGQIGASLEPGDRVQVRQSTARTYLIKSPNRNYFEILRAKLSWGER, via the coding sequence ATTCAGACTGTTGGAATATACGCTAAGATCAATCATCCGGACGCGCCGACACTGGTCCGGAATATTTGCACCCGGCTTCAAAAAAACGACATCAATTTCTTGCTGGAACCCTGGTTGGGCAAGGCTCTCAACAGCGAGTCGGTCGCCGCCAAGGATGTAATTCCAAGGCGTTCCGATCTGATTATCGTCCTCGGCGGTGACGGGACCCTGATCTCGGTGGCGCGGCAGGTCACACCGCTGCAGATTCCAATTTTGGGGGTCAACCTCGGCAGCCTGGGATTTTTAACCGAGATCACCCAGCATGAATTACCAGCGATGCTCGAGATGGTTCTGACGGGCCAGTATGAGATCACCGATCGAATGATGCTGGATGTTGAAATCCTGCGGCAGGGGAAAGTCGTTGAGGCCCTGACCCTGTTGAACGACGCGGTGATCAATAAGGGGACCCTGGCCCGAATTATCGACATGCAGACCCGGGTCGATGGAAACTATCTGACTACCTTTAAGGCCGACGGCCTGATCGTCAGTACTCCGACCGGGTCAACCGGCTATAATCTGGCCGCAGGCGGGCCGATTATTTATCCCGGCATTAATAGTCTTGTGATTACTCCGATCTGTCCGCATATGCTGACGAATCGGCCCTTGATCGTATCGAGCGATTCAGTGGTCGCCATCGATGTCAGCTTTACGGATGATGTTGTGTACTTTACCGGGGACGGTCAGATTGGGGCCAGTCTTGAACCTGGAGACCGGGTTCAGGTGCGCCAGTCAACGGCGCGGACCTATCTGATTAAAAGTCCGAATCGAAACTATTTCGAGATATTACGCGCAAAATTGAGTTGGGGCGAAAGATAA